The Carassius carassius chromosome 28, fCarCar2.1, whole genome shotgun sequence region CTTCATGGCCTTGTCTAATCGACTGCGTACTTCATGGACAGGGAGCAGGGGTTATCTTGAATGAAATTAAAAACTTAATCTATGAAAGACTTAATCTTGAAATCTTAAAAACGTAaccaaaaattctaaataaaaaactgaaataaatgtttaaagtattaaaattatatatatatatatatatatatatatatatatatatatatgctttaaacTTACAAAAGtctttctaataaatgctgttcttttgcactttctaTCAATTAAATAATCACAAGAAATGTTTATggggcaccaaatcagcatattaaaatgatttctggaggatcatatgacactgaaggctTTAAATTAGAAATTTGCTaaattgccatcacagaaataaattacttttttaaatacattaaaatagaaaacagtttcaataatagttaaaaaaagaaTAGTTTCTACATAATATGTgacctttttttattgtattgtgatcaagtatcattttatttaatcatttattttatcattatccTTTCCcctagcttttttctttttttatttccagtaaataaattaatatttcaaaattccACATTGAAACTGTCATGTCTTAAGTTCATCAGAAGCACCACAAATTTGTTTTAGGATTTCCTAACCCCGAAATCCCATTTTTACCCCTGGAGGGAATCTAGGTCAGGTCATAATATGCTAGAATTTGTAAAGATTCAAAGAAACTTCACTCATCTTCAGCCAGCAATTTTCCCCCATTAGGAAAACATCCAGAAGTGGAACATTCCCTCTCCTCACCGGGAGAGAAGCCAGAGGGCAAGTTAACATTtgttaaatgaaaatgtgacaCTCTTATTTACATTAACCTGAAGCCTTGGCATCTAAACAGCCTCACGCTAAGCCACTTTTATTTAGTGCGCCTGCATAATATTTACAGAcacatttaacttgttttataaGTGACTGGTACACTAGTCTTTGTCACTATTCATCTAATATCATTAAGCAGTGTGACACcttgaaaaaacatttttcattcttttttttctgtgctttGCTTTTTAGTGTCAGACTAACTACTTGCAGTCGTctgttagagagagagacagcggaaaaaaaaagaagagcggATTAAACACACATTCCTGCTGTcctttccacacacacaccccactgAGAAACCTCACCAATTAAATCACCTGGCAGCCACATCAGTGCAGaagcacacacactacacatcaTCTCTGCCTTCTCGTCCTCAGTAATAACACAGGTGACTAATGTTCATACGGCTGGTTAAAAtgtcaaaggaatagttcacccaaaaatctgttGATGCATCCTTAATGTAGTTCCAAAGCCAAAAGGGGAAACTTTCTAAATTATGACAGCTGTCaagtgccaaaaaataaaaaaaatgtaccatAATAtgccaggcttatttcagttagtctgatttatttttaaccaaatcaactgacaataagtcagactaactgaaataaacctggcttatttggtaaacaTGTTCTATGAAACAGGCCcctgatagctttgtgtgattttaatattatttatatactatcatTAGATTTAGTCATATTTTATAGCTTTTTTCTATATGCAGTTTTcttataattttgttatgtgcttttggcatttattaattttaggacttaaattttcatcattttaatgtgcatttttcaacttttaatttcagtttcagtttttgtaattttagttatTAAAACTTAATTGGCAACAGTTCTAATTTTCATTGAGGTTTTTAAGGTTTAAATTTTAAGATTATGAATTTCAtcttttatttctatttcattttatttcagttttatttcaattactgaaaatgatttttaatggttttagctTTTCttcacaataacaacactggaacAGACAGAAATTTAGTAagatattcatataaataataataaagaaaaacatcTCATCAAACCTCTTCCTGTATATTTAATCTGACTTATTGAGGACCAACACAGTTTTCTTAATTATCTCAAATTTAGCACcatttttaatatgaaaaataaatgcaaaataatttactTTCACAAAAAGAGAATTAAATTAGCATTTCACCCAAAATCTGCTTAACATTTATTCAccttcaggtcatccaagatgtagatgagtttgtttcttcatggaaacagatttggagacatttggcattacatcacttgctcaacaatggatgctctgcagtgaatgggtgccatcagaatgagtccaaacagctgataaaaacatcacaataatcctccagtccatcagttaacgtcttaTTTAATGAGAAGCTGcacgtttgtaagaaacaaatcaaattTATTTCTATCCAAAATCTTTCAAATCCAAATCTAATGATTACATTTAGGCCTGTTTCCTTACAGTTTGCTTAAGTTTGGAGCATAATACACCTGCATActaattcttcaaaatgtctccttttgtgtttcacagaattaACCATCAGGTAAACATACTGATTTTGAATGACGTGTGTttgaaatttcattttaatttttagagGTGAACTTTCCCTTCACGAACATCAGATTTTCTTATGTAAAAGTGCAGAAATGCAGCATGAGGAGCTGATATCAGGTGCTCTTTGCTCACCTTTCCAGGTGCCAGCCACTCGCCAACTTTAAATCACCATGACAAGCACCACCAGCGACCAAAAGGACACCTCCTGCCCCCTGATGGCCAAACCTCACTGTCAGCGGCTGGTCAGCAAGGACGGCCGGAGCCTGATGCGAGGCAGTGCCCCGGGCTCCAGAGAGACGTGGTCCGGGGCCCTGCGGGACATGTGGGGGACGTGGCTGGCGCTGCGCTGGCGTTGGGTGGTGCTGGCGTTCTGCGGTTCATTCCTCCTTCACTGGCTGCTGTTTGCCGTGTTGTGGTATCTGCTCGCCCGTGTCAACGGAGACCTGAAGGTGCCTGATCATGACTCTCCACCGCCTGGTCATGTGCTGTGTGTCAAACACGTGACGGGCTTCACCGCCGCCTTCTCTTTTGCCCTCGAGACACAGCTGACCATCGGGTACGGCACTATGTACCCCAACGCTGACTGTCCGACCGCCATAGCCCTGCTCGCCCTGCAGATGCTGCTGGGACTCATGCTGGAGGCCTTCATCACCGGTATACCCCAGTCTTCTACTTCACTGTAGAGATATGCATGAAGTCTATGTAAAAGATATAACTTTCCTTGGAAATATAGGTTTTAATTAGTTTAGAGGAATTTACAAGAATATTACAGATTCAAAACAAGTAAGGCTTAATCAACACCTGGCATCTTACTATCAGGTGTCAGATATATCAGATATACTCGTTGCACCATGTTTATGTAAAATTTTACCAActaatgtgtgtgtatgggtTTTAACACGTAAAAAAGAATAAGCAAATAAGTCTCATTTCTATTAATGCTTAAACCAGATATCATCATACTGTATATCTGTTGACTTTTTTAGCACGTTGCCCTGTTTATAGGTAAGCCAAACACATATTCtgcaagattttattattattattttttttttattatctaccTCAGAAATCTCACAATGACATATAGAGATGAAGGCCTCAGATATATGTAGAGACAGTCATGGGACTGAGTTCACATGCTTTAAGCAAAGTACTAGTGAAAGACTCTTTGAtgagtatatttttaataaaacttatCACGAGTACTTTGCTTCTGAACTATAGGGTAAATGTAAACACATCACAATTCAGGCTTTGAAAAGCAGACAGTCCTGATACTGAAGCCCTCAGAGGAAAGGATGTAGATGCCCTGCGATTGAACTAGAAAATATAAATGGATGTAACAGTATACACTGATATCAGGGATAGTTGATCCGACTTTAGAATTTAAGTTTATTAAGCCACCCATAAACACAAATACTGTAAGTGAACTTACAGATGCAGCCAGAAACAAGCAGCATAAACTTTCCAAAATGGCAAAGTTATCAAGGGGCTCTGTAATACCCTTAGAAAGACATCCGTTAACATTCCCATTCATCTTTATGGCAGTTTCTGTACTGCTGGCCCAGGAGTGAAGTACACAATCCGCATGCTGCCATCTTGGCTCAAATGCATGTTCTGCAGACAGGTTTTATGAGCCAATCAGTTGAGCTACAGATGTCATGTGACTAATCACCGACTAATCACCCTTTGATACCAAAGACAGCAGACAGGAAAAAATCAAtgtatactttttaaaaacatttactagAATATACTGAAACTTTCGCTTACACAAATGTATTGGCTGTCAATTGGAGAATTGTTTTGTTAGAAAAGCGTGTAATTACAGAATCTACCAGTAGGGGCTGAAGTCAAACCtaacacttcaggagttttgaACAGGATTGCGCAAAATTCTGAATTTAAGAATTATGAGCATGAACAGGAAGTTGAATTGGAATGACAGGAAGTGGAATTCACTAATCACAATTCAGATAGTGGCAACAGATAATTGCATTATGGGAAATTAAgcgtttttccatttttggtagttaaaataaattaacgTGGTGACatttcaaactaatctatctgtgtttaaacaatatatatatatattattattattatttattaattttttattttttttcctcttctcagTACATGTGTGGCAAGGTTTGTCTTGAAAAATGTACTTTCTctaaaaataaactattatttGTTTGGAGATTTTTAGTTTAAAGGTTTTATGATTAATATAAATacttattcaattatttattttgctgatttatttagagcattttgtttttatttcaattcCTTTTCGTTCAAATTCAATTTTTTCTGTCACTGCTCAGGTGCATTCGTTGCTAAATTCTCCCGCTCTCAAAAGCGCTGTGGTGGGATCCTGTTCAGTCCTCAGGCCGTAGTatgtgaggtcagaggtcagcatTGCCTGATGTTCCGCGTCTGTAACCTGCTTCCACGGCCGCTGGTGGACGTGTGCGTGAGCGCCGTTCTCTATGAAGAACGTGACAATCACGAACTCCACCAAACAGCGATAGAATTCAGTGTCGATAACCTGGGGTCACGACCTTGCCCTCTTTTCCTGTCACCTCTGACCTTTTATCACCCTCTAACTCCAACCAGCCCTCTAAACAGCGCCACAAGCAGCAAACACTTCGAGCTGGTGGTGTTCCTCACCGCTTCTCAGGAGAGCACAGGCTCCGGATACCAGAAGAGGACGTCCTACCTGCCCGACGAGATCCAGTACGGAAGCTGCTTCGCCAAGGTGACGTCTCGGTACGGCAAAGGCCGGGGCAAAGCCGAAAGCATGCGCTATTTTGACACGCATCCCTGTCATCTCAcactcccaaacacacacaccggCGACGCACTGGAGAAAGAGCACATGGTGGTCCAGATCAACGGAGAAGGCAGTGACCGGCTGGAGTAGCAGTGCTTTATTCTTCTCTGCTCATGAGGAGGGCATTTCATTTCACAACACAACCTCAAGTTTATGACTTTTTATCCCAAAAGACAACCTCAGTTATTTAGGATCTGATATGTCAACCCATCCCATTAGAAACACATCAAAACCATTTTTGCTGCTACGGACACATTTTTGTTTTCCAGAGCAACACAGATGAGTGACGGCTGCTTAAGATCTTGTCGGTAATAAGAGGAATCTCCAATAATTGTAAGTTGAAATTCTTCACCCTGAAAACCACCCGTTTGAGCCCTTATTTATTTGGTGACTGGACAATGTCACTGTGGTAACTGTAATGTACATAACTGAGTAGAAAGGCCTGTTTTCAAAAAGCGCTACACACAGAGCTGGGTAGGTTACTTACAAACTGTAGTCCgttactgattacaaattacatgatGGAAATTAAAGTTTGTAATGTAATCTGCTGGATTACACATATCAGATCATGTATTCAGATTACTTTTAGACTACTTTTTGACCTCTTTGAATATATTCCCTTCTTTTTTGTCAACATCatgaaatgttttaaacattacattaagcCAGGGATTTGTTCATGAACTACAGGGGCTTTGAGGATTGAAGAAAAGCTGGAAGACTTTCCAAAAGTATAAACGCagtagaaatagaaatagatttaagagagagagaaaaacaaaatgatGAATTATGAATAATTCACTGCCATTGTGTAATTATGTAAtctataaaaaagtaactgtaatccaattatgagcattttaaaaaGTACTCAATTTTAGGAATCCGATTACATTGTGCAGTAACTCTGTTACTATCCAGCACTGGCTACACAGACATGAGTGATCCTTGTCCAGAAAGTATTTTTATCATATGTtatggatagttcaaccaaaaatgaaaattctgtcatcatgtactcTACAGAAGTGGATGATCATTCATTAACATAGAGCGTTGCAGTGAAAATGAATTTTTTTGTAGGCAAACCCGGAAGTTCACTCTGGTTTGCTCGAAAAAACCCAATCGTATTTTCCCCCATGTTTTTTTATTGAGGTTGGTGGCTAACAAAAGTTTATTATTCTTAcacattaaaagtaaaaagtaaacacGGCTATAAATAAACTACACCATGGTCGCATGACTTTAAAGTCACCACAATTCAGCTACAACAACTCTTTAATTGTAACATTTTCCCTGAAAGGCTGTGTTAAAATAGTTTAACTATAAACACAAAGGCTGTAAATGCAGACCAGAAGTGAGAAGATAAGATAAcccaatcaaaaaacaaaacaaaaaaaacacttgcttTAGTCAACCAAATGCTTGTTTCtgggttttggcctacaaaaatatgtcatccctgcagcacttattattattattaaatactcagTGGAAATAAAATGACCTTTTTTATAATTggttgaactatttctttaaagtgTTCATTAACACTCCTATTAAGTGCCTTCTGACAAACTTTAATTTTTTCCACCAAAGTCATGAAATGGACTTTTGGATGAAGACATTGAAAACTGAAGTGAACATTAACAGTGATgtaaataataaagtatatagataaatatatagattATTTACTAGATTATTTTGGGAAAGAAAATCTCAGTATTATCAGTGCAATGCAATCTATGCCATTAAAAAAATAGCACAATCCTATCGGTGGCACAacactgtatgattttttttctctagatgACTATATAGCACATGCATTGTCTGTCTGTCAATCAGGAAAGACTGACTGCTTtcactttattattatatgtataaagCATGATTGTAAAACTCTGGAAGGCTGGATAAGCTTTGTATTAATTCAGTTTTTGATCTGTGGAACACATAACTGGAGTAAAATATCTGTGAACATGTTGTGGTTTTTGTTGTTTATTCCTTATATAACACTTTATGCATtattagcagtaaatattacatAGTTAACACAACTTATGTCATCAAACCACTTCTTTTGCATGTGTTGTTGACCGAATCCTGTGCTGCCATCTAAAGGCTCTTTAGAGAAAAGAAATGCCACGGATACAACAAttattacattttgcacatatggaattatatatatatatttatatagggaGGGCCTATAATAGTATATAGTATGGTTAGACatacaaattaatacaattataatatatattataataatatcctgataaatatattgcaatataatgtaggtataatgtaaatataatataggttcactgaaatgtcattttaaagttatttaaaaaaaacatgcaatttttttttttttttttttgaaaaatacagtaatttaatGGGCTTTACGTAATTGGCAAAACACTAGAGTTAAAGGTAGATTTTATGAACATATGCTCAAATacaattaatcaaaaattaacaGCAATAATTAGCTGACAAATATGTAGAAAGCAgttaacaccaaaaaaaaaagaaaacagaacaaagtGCATgattaaaatctataaaaaataaacatatttcttGACCCTTTATTTCCatggtttctttttttctcaattggtCATAATCAGTATTTAGTCCACGACACCATCTTCTCATGTATTTAAAATTATGATTAGCACTTAATAActttactataaacttttttgtttctaaaaatatatagttGCTTAGATTAAATCTAGTCTATTAGAGTTTAAGTCCTACATTAGAAGTCTCCTGAAATTTCACTCGCGTCATCTCGTCTTTTCCGCAGCCATCACCCATGACACAAATTCCTCATGCATATTTGATAGCGCTAATGCTACTTGTTCAGTGTTCAGCTGTGGTTTTGATTACACATAGGTGTGAGGTATGAGAAgcagtgtgtgcatgcgtgtatgTGCTGGTGTGCAAGTATACTGTGCTCTCTAAAAAACTACAGTTTTAGGAGCAGAATGTGGACTGCAGCTCTTTAAATGCAGCACGCCGTTGTTGTCTTTCCAGTTCCatcctcttcttctcttcttgTTCCTCTCGTATCTCTGCTTCAAACTTACTGCGCACAGACAGAGCCTGAACctaccaaacacacacaaaatacatatCATATgcctacaacataaaaaaataaataaatgcattactaTTGCTGTTGCCCATCTAAAacaatgcataaattaatattaatattaataaaaattaatataatattatttaaactaAAAGTACTAGAAACTGTTTtcataaactgaaataaagttaaaatttaattaaaataaattaaaataaattttacatgaaaatgtaaacttaaaaaacGTTTAAACGTTGCCCttgcaattaattaaaataaattatcacaaaaatgtatccaacCACAgctgaaaacaataaaaataaatcaatgacatttttttattaaaatgtataaaaaaaatcaaaataaaaaatgaacaaaattaagaaaatgacaaaagcatataaaaaaagttactaaAACGTAAACTATAATTCAAATACaactcaaatataaaaatacagaactatttgtattatatattaataaatcaattgcaaaatattaataaaatattataaatgtgtataaaatattattatcatacATAATGTATTCATaataatatatgcataataatactgaaatacatatttttttctaaatgtaactaaaataatagCCCTAACCTGAACATGCAAAAATTGTTGCAAAGATTTTACTTTAATACAATAGatcatttttatcatttcaaGTTAACATTATTAAAAGAAGATTTAGAATGTACTTTAAATAATTAAGGACATTgaatttcagctaaaaaaaaaaattatgtaatatgtaatattttgtatgtTGTCTTTGTAGATGTCAGCCTTTCATGTACTTACACTGTATGACCACAAGGGGGAACCTAAGAACATCTGAGTAGTGTACTGTAAGCCCATGCATCAAAACACATAAACAGAAAACCCACAAACCTTTGCCTCAAAGAAATCCCTGGCTCCAAGAACGCCTTCGGTCGAGACATCGATCTCTGAAAGTCGAGCGAGAGCCATCAGACCACTCTCCTCCTGCAGCTCACCTGCTGCGGCCCTCCGGAAGATCAGCAGGAACTGACACACAGATGGACAGATTACAATTATAGGGAAATTTCAATGGCTTAAAGGTTATCAGCATTTCTatgcaattctaaaaataaacacaaaagaatATGATATCGGTTGCCATGTCAGCATAAACCATCAACTCAGCTTTGTTTTTATTTCCCAACCTGAAAGATGCAGCAGATCATTCCTTTTAACAGCTACAGTAGATTCTTTAAAGTGTCGTTTTGGTTGTTAAAATTGAAgtccaaatttattttaattatttttttttattatcatgtcCAAACAGAACTGATTTCACAGAGGTGATGGGAGAGGTCAAAAGAGTGACCTTATATCGGGTTTCCCCCTTTTCTCAGCACaatgtgcacgtgtgtgtgtgtgtgtgtgtgtgtgtgtgtgtgtgtgtgtgtgtgtgtgtgtgtgtgtgtgtgtgtgtgtgtgtgtgtgtgtttgtgtttgtgtgtgtgtgtgggtgtgtaatCTTATCCATGTAGAATGTCTGTCCAATCTGAAGAATGAGAGCAGCATCTGACACACAACAGATTGACTGTACTGAACACACAGCTGCACTgacatctgtttgtgtgtgtgtgtgtgtgttgggggggggggtcacatttaaaactaaaaacttttttatgttGAATGATATTTAACTGGGTGTCTTTTGTGAATCATAGTAATGtttaataatctttattttttgctcagaaataaagtcaaactaatataaataaatcaaataaaacaaaacttgaaTTGTTTTGTGGCTTGAAAACCCATTTCATCTTTGACCCATATACAGTATACTTTagaatttgtatatttttgtataatacttgtataattgtataatatattattattattttcatgtaaaTCTGTAGAATTTTGCATTTGTCAGGAGAAAACCATCTTGTGTGTCTAAATGTGATTTGCCATTTAAATGTGAAGCCACATCAGAGCTGTAATCAGAGACGTTATCTCTCACAAACGTGCTCTGTTTGGATCATCTGTTTGGAGTCTAAAGTGTTTCACTCAAAAGATTCAATCACTATTAAATCAGTCATCAGGGATGATAGACTTAAAAAAACTGTAACTATACCGTGAAAGACACacgcatatatacacacacacctctctgtaACTGAGTTTGCCGTCATAATCTTCATCCACCTCCTTGATCATGTTCTTCAAGCCCAGATGTGTCTGTGGAGCTCCGAGTTTCTCCATCATCAGCTTCAGCTCCATCAGATCAATGAAGCCGTCTTTACCAGAGTCAaatctacacacaaacacatgtaaaCATTTCTTCTTCTGTTATTGTTAATACTCTTTTTGTGccctttttcattttaatgacaatttCATCACAATCAATAAATGCGTATttaaattgaatatttaaatttgatcatgtgacactgaagactagagtaataatactgaaaatgtagctttgaatcacaataaatgtgaccctggagcacaaaaccagtcttacattgctggggtatatttttagcaatagtcaaaaaaaataaaaaacatatgagtcaaaattatcgatttttgttttatgcaaaaaatcattaggatattaagtgaagatcatgaagatattttgtattgTAAATATCTCagaacgtaatttttgattagtaatatgcattggtaagaacttcatttggacaactttaaaggtgatttttcagtattttgatttttttgcaccctcagattccagattttcaaatagccgtatctcagccaaatatggtcagatcctaataaaccatacatcaatggaaagcttattataTTAACCTTTCAGGTCATGTATGAATCTCAGTTTCCAAAAAttcactggttttgtggtccagggtcacaaatgacaatttacaaaatattacaatagaaaattgttcttttaaaatgtaatcatatttcacaatattactgttttcactgtatttttgatcaaatgaatgcagccttggttggCAAGAGACTTTTGATCATTACAAAATCTAACCAACCCTTAAACTTTTGAACGCTGTATGCTGCTTCAGACCATTTTATCAATGCAAATTGCATCTAGCATATGTATTACATCCTCCTAATCTAGCCAAACCCAGAAGTGAGTGTTGACATGAAGATTTATCCAGTCTCAGCAGAGGATGG contains the following coding sequences:
- the kcnj13 gene encoding inward rectifier potassium channel 13, producing the protein MTSTTSDQKDTSCPLMAKPHCQRLVSKDGRSLMRGSAPGSRETWSGALRDMWGTWLALRWRWVVLAFCGSFLLHWLLFAVLWYLLARVNGDLKVPDHDSPPPGHVLCVKHVTGFTAAFSFALETQLTIGYGTMYPNADCPTAIALLALQMLLGLMLEAFITGAFVAKFSRSQKRCGGILFSPQAVVCEVRGQHCLMFRVCNLLPRPLVDVCVSAVLYEERDNHELHQTAIEFSVDNLGSRPCPLFLSPLTFYHPLTPTSPLNSATSSKHFELVVFLTASQESTGSGYQKRTSYLPDEIQYGSCFAKVTSRYGKGRGKAESMRYFDTHPCHLTLPNTHTGDALEKEHMVVQINGEGSDRLE
- the efhd1 gene encoding EF-hand domain-containing protein D1, which produces MSSEELARKLQRRLDGEQHDPKLGSPAQTGADEEQSHPVRPSTAAVNGDASSELTEKLSRRLDIHDGTAKPKQMKVFNPYTEFKEFSRKQIKDMEKMFKRFDSGKDGFIDLMELKLMMEKLGAPQTHLGLKNMIKEVDEDYDGKLSYREFLLIFRRAAAGELQEESGLMALARLSEIDVSTEGVLGARDFFEAKVQALSVRSKFEAEIREEQEEKKRMELERQQRRAAFKELQSTFCS